DNA from Chitinophagales bacterium:
CTCTACCTCTAGGCTCTTGTCAGAATCTACAGATAAATATGGATTGAAACTTACATCCTCTACTTTTTCCAAATCTATTTTTCTTCGAAAATACTCAATAGATGTATTGGTAACTATCCTTTTTAACCACCCCTCAAAGGATCCTGTATACTGATAAGTATCCAGTTTGGTGAATATTTTAATAAAGCTATCTTGAAGAATATCTTGAGCCTCTTCTTCATTCTTGCTATAACGAAGGCAAATCGCATATAACCTTGATGAATATGAATCATATAGCTTTTTTTGTGCTATAGGATTCTGCTTTAGGCAAGCATTTATCAATTCCTTATCTGTCCAATCTCGTTTCAATCTAACAATTTTTCCAAGGCCATGCCTCTTGATCCTTTTATTAATATTGTCTGCTTACTGAATTTTTGATTCTGAAACCATTTCTTGGCATTATCAGTATTTTCAAAATAAAAAATTCTCTCATCAGAGATAATATCAGCAAACTCAGAACCTACGACTACGATAGTATCTAAATTTAAAGAAAGTGCAAGGTCTACTATTTTTTTATGTTCAACTGCTGTGAACTCACCTAATTCCTTCATAGCCCCAAGAATAGCTGTTTTTTTACCAGAAAATTTAGCTAAATTATGAAGTGCCACCTCCATACTACTTGGATTAGCATTATATGCATCAAGAATAATGGTCAGTTGTTCTTTTTTTAAAACCTGTGATCGACTATTTGATGGCTGATAATTCTCAAATGCTTGAATAATTTTCTTGGAATCAACTTCAAAATATCTTCCGATAGTATAGGCTAAAAGCACATTATAAAGGTTGTATTCTCCTGTGAGTTGCGTTCTTATAATACTATTACTATCGCCCTCGAAAATTTGTATCACTAAGAATTCCGAGTCTGAATGAACTAGTCTTCCATAGATGGGCAAATCTTCAGAGGTACCATAGGCGATGTAATTTAAACCCATAGTCTGTTTCATTAATAATGGATCATCCGCATTGATGAATATCTTGCTATTTGGGTTTTGAGTGAGATATTTATATAATTCCGTTTTACCTTTCAGTACACCCTCCAACCCTCCAAATCCTTCCAAATGAGCTTTACCAATATTGGTTATAACGCCAAAATTTGGTTCGGTATATGTGCAGTAGTCTGCTATTTCACCTTGGTGATTGGCTCCCATTTCTACAATAGAAATATCTTCATAGGCTTTGATGTCTAATAAAGTCAAAGGAATTCCTATATGATTATTCAAATTGCCTTTTGTACAAGCTACTTTATACCTAGCAGAAAGTGCCTCTCTAATTAATTCTTTTGAGGTTGTTTTTCCGTTACTTCCTGTGATAGCAATTATAGGGATGTTTAGTTTTGTCCTATGGTAAAGGGCTAATTCTTGCAATGTTTTCAATACATCATCGACTAAGATTATTCCTGGTTCATTTCCTAGCGAGACATCATCCACGATAGCATATCTTGCACCTTGCTTTATTGCATCTAGGGCATAATTGTTACCATTAAAGTTAGATCCTTTTAAGGCAAAAAAAATCTGACCTTGTTCTATTTTTCGGGTATCAGTTGTTATTTTTTGCCCTTGTGCTAAAAATTTGATGTAGAGTTTTTCAATATTCATTCATCTACTATTACAAAAAAAGCCCCCGCTGGAGTGCGAGAGCTTCTTTAATTAAATCATTATTTTTATTTCTTCTTTTTAAAGACGTTTCCTGCAGGGAACTTATTGCCTAATGGGCTACCCATTCTATCCATAGCACATCTGAATCCGATATCGTCAGAAGCCTCATACTCCTGATAAAATCTTCTAGTGCCTGGTGATAACCAATATACACGGTCCTTCCATGATCCACCCTTATATACTCTTGATTGGTCATTGATAAGTGAAGACCTTCCATAACCATATATAACATTGGACTCTTTATCCTGATCGCTATAATTTCTCACATCAGCTTTTCTATAGTTTCTTCTAGCTGCGGCCTCTTCTTCTTTCACATCTCTGTACTGCAGTCTACCTAAAGAATCTTTCTCCGCTAATTCGCCATCTTCACCTCTCAATTTAGTTTTGAAGATATTACCACGGAAAGAATTAAAGTCAACAGCATCAGTCATAGTCATTGGTCTGTAAACATCCATACACCATTCATTAACATTTCCTGCCATATTAAATAATCCAAAGTCATTAGGATAATTAGCCTTAATAGGTGAAGTTGGGCATGCATTGTCGTTCAAATTAGGAGCTAAGCCCATGAAATCACCTCTTCCTCTCTTAAAGTTCGCTAAGAAATCACCTTGTAATTTACCTGTTTTCGGATATCTCAAACTATGTCCATTCCATGGATATATCTTTTGCTCTGTTATTCTTTCTTCATCTTTATATGGTTGATTTCCGACTAAGGAGTACGCTGCATATTCCCACTCTGCTTCTGTAGGCAATCTATAATCTGGTTGAAGAATACCATCTTCAAATCTGACAGGTCGAGTAGCCTTACCACCTTGAGCCACGTCTTTAACTTGTTTTTTACCTGCTGTAGGCTCATATTGACCAGCGAGATAAGCTTGCGTATTGAAATTATTATCATCTACATCTGACGTAGGCTCCATTTTAATGATACCCTTGGTCGCTAATATTTGCTCGTTCACTCGGTCGCTTCTCCATTTTGCGAAGTCATTAGCTTGTAACCAAGAAACCCCAACCACAGGATAATTATCAAACGAAGGATGTCTGAAATAATATTCTACGTATGGCTCATTATAGGCTAGTTCATCTCTCCATACCAATGTGTCAGGTATAGCGCGCTGCACTACCTGAGGAAAAGACTCACCAAACACTCTGCTTAACCAATAGGTATATTCACGATATTGAATATTTGAAATCTCAGCCTCATCCATGTAAAAAGAAGGCACAGTAACCCTGCGAGCTACATTATTCCAATCTCTCATAACATCTTCGTCTTTTTGCCCCATCAAATAAGTACCACCTGGCACAAGCACTAAGCCTGGCGCCGTAGCCTGTCCTGCATAATTGAGCTTCTCAAAGCCTCCATTCTTGGTATCATTGTAGTTCCAGCCAGTAGTTTCAGACTTACCAGCCTTAGAGCTACCTTTTTTACAAGATGAAACCGCTCCTAAAAGGAAACTGCCTATGACAAGATAAACAATAAGTTTTTTCATGTTGATAATTTTTTAAATTAAATTCAGTTCGCTAAGATAACGCAATTTTTAAGTTTTATTGTGTATTTTTTTTAATTTCTCATAAAATCTGGGCAAAAAAGGATATTTTTGTACTCATTCGGATAGAGCGAGTTGTCTTCCCCTTTAAGGAGAATTCGTATTCCAATCTCATGAGAACCACCAGAATACGATGCAATTCCATTCAAATTGAGATCATAAGAATAGCTAATTCTGACCTTATTAAAATTAAATCCAGCTAAAAATAAAATGGACTCTATCTCATTTGCATTGTGACGCAATCCTAAACCTAGATTAATAGTTTCATATTGGTATAGAACATTGCCAACAAATTTGTTATATCCGTATTGTCTGTCAAATAAAAAATATGGAAACAAACCAATACGTTTATCCTGATTAAACCAGTATACCCCACCAATTTGACTGGATAAAACCAAATCCCCAAATTGCTTTGTTGTATTACTTCCCAGATTGGTTTTCGGTAGCATATTTCGAGCACTTAAACCTGCATAAAAATAATTTGTAAAATAAACTAGTCCCGCATGAAAATTAAACCCAGTATGAGACAAAGAGTTTGAAATATCCTCAGAGGTAGGAGCCAATTGGCTAAAGCCATTTATAGGGTCAATTTGATCATAAAAGACTAATCTAGACCTATCTATTTGTTGATGAATCAAATTAGCAGATAATCCAAATCTTAAAGCATGATATTCATTAAATTTTGCTTGATAGGCATAGTTAATATTAACATAATATCTGGAAAAAATATTATCACCAAATTTATCAACAATCACCTGAGCTCCTAATCCACTATTGTACTCTTTAATGTATTGGTCATATGAAACAAAATAGGTATTGAAGCCAGAATTAATATCGCTACCGATATTAGGGTACTCGTTTCTGTAATGAGCCAATATCCTGGGACCAAATTGTATACCTGCAAATGATGGATTCGAAAAAAACTGTGTTTGAGCAAGCTGGGTAAAATGAATGTCTTGTGAACTAGCCATTTCCCAAAGAAGAAAACTAAATACGAAGCCAAACAATTTTTTAATCACCGAAACGTTGTAAATTTTGATAAACCTATTTTTCAAACATACAAAATTAATAAGATAAGTTATTCTGTCTATATTTGAAATCCAATTATGAAATATTATATTGCTTTCTTAACGCAAAGAAGCCCAGTTTTAGTATTTATATTTATTCTACTTTCAACTTTTAAGTTGCAGGGAGCTTCTGTTTTAAGCAAAGGAAATTGGTACAAATTCAGTATTGATAAGTCCGGCGTGTATAAATTAGATTATAATTTTCTGGTCAATGATTTAAAAATAAATCCACAAGAATTGAATACGACTACTATTGGTATTTTTGGCTATGGTGGTGGTGTTTCAGCAGAGTATTTTACAAATAACTCTGCGTCTTTAAAGGAAAATAATATAGAAATTGTTGATTTAAATTCAAATGGCGTCATCGAAAAAGAAGATTACATTTTATTCTATGGAGATGGCCCACTTGGGAAAAAATTAAATCTAACTAAAGGCTGGTTTGAGCATACCTCTGCTTATTATACCGATGTGCAATCCTTTTTTCTCACTACTACTGAGGGTAGTTCAAAAAAACTAGGCACCCTTAATTCAGGCTCTAATCCAATACGAACCTTCAATAATTTTGATTTATTTGGAATACTTGATAAAGATTCATTCAACCCTAATCTTTCAGGAAGAATCTGGTATCATAAAGCATTGAATAATATTGTGCGAACAACCACCTTGAACCTTCCAATATCACAATGTAGTGGGGGTGAAAAAATAATTATAACCTACAGTTACCTGACAAAACTAAGCGGTGCATCCCTTACTATTGCAGTGAATAATGGTTTTGTGAAATCTCAATCGCTTAGTCCTTCAGATAAATATCAAGTTGATACTTTACAAATACCATGCCCTGGTAGCAATTCTACTATTAGCTTTTCAATTAATGGATCTATGAATGAAAATCTATATTTAGATTTTATAACTGTCAATGGCAAAGCACCTTTGGTTTATAGTGGAGT
Protein-coding regions in this window:
- a CDS encoding RNA polymerase sigma factor, encoding MVRLKRDWTDKELINACLKQNPIAQKKLYDSYSSRLYAICLRYSKNEEEAQDILQDSFIKIFTKLDTYQYTGSFEGWLKRIVTNTSIEYFRRKIDLEKVEDVSFNPYLSVDSDKSLEVEELLKMIQELPEGYRIIFNLYAIDGFTHSEIAKKLNISEGTSKSQLSRARAHLQKKFKEKFELPRKSVQPLESFFRLLK
- the murF gene encoding UDP-N-acetylmuramoyl-tripeptide--D-alanyl-D-alanine ligase produces the protein MNIEKLYIKFLAQGQKITTDTRKIEQGQIFFALKGSNFNGNNYALDAIKQGARYAIVDDVSLGNEPGIILVDDVLKTLQELALYHRTKLNIPIIAITGSNGKTTSKELIREALSARYKVACTKGNLNNHIGIPLTLLDIKAYEDISIVEMGANHQGEIADYCTYTEPNFGVITNIGKAHLEGFGGLEGVLKGKTELYKYLTQNPNSKIFINADDPLLMKQTMGLNYIAYGTSEDLPIYGRLVHSDSEFLVIQIFEGDSNSIIRTQLTGEYNLYNVLLAYTIGRYFEVDSKKIIQAFENYQPSNSRSQVLKKEQLTIILDAYNANPSSMEVALHNLAKFSGKKTAILGAMKELGEFTAVEHKKIVDLALSLNLDTIVVVGSEFADIISDERIFYFENTDNAKKWFQNQKFSKQTILIKGSRGMALEKLLD
- a CDS encoding SUMF1/EgtB/PvdO family nonheme iron enzyme → MKKLIVYLVIGSFLLGAVSSCKKGSSKAGKSETTGWNYNDTKNGGFEKLNYAGQATAPGLVLVPGGTYLMGQKDEDVMRDWNNVARRVTVPSFYMDEAEISNIQYREYTYWLSRVFGESFPQVVQRAIPDTLVWRDELAYNEPYVEYYFRHPSFDNYPVVGVSWLQANDFAKWRSDRVNEQILATKGIIKMEPTSDVDDNNFNTQAYLAGQYEPTAGKKQVKDVAQGGKATRPVRFEDGILQPDYRLPTEAEWEYAAYSLVGNQPYKDEERITEQKIYPWNGHSLRYPKTGKLQGDFLANFKRGRGDFMGLAPNLNDNACPTSPIKANYPNDFGLFNMAGNVNEWCMDVYRPMTMTDAVDFNSFRGNIFKTKLRGEDGELAEKDSLGRLQYRDVKEEEAAARRNYRKADVRNYSDQDKESNVIYGYGRSSLINDQSRVYKGGSWKDRVYWLSPGTRRFYQEYEASDDIGFRCAMDRMGSPLGNKFPAGNVFKKKK
- a CDS encoding PorP/SprF family type IX secretion system membrane protein, with translation MIKKLFGFVFSFLLWEMASSQDIHFTQLAQTQFFSNPSFAGIQFGPRILAHYRNEYPNIGSDINSGFNTYFVSYDQYIKEYNSGLGAQVIVDKFGDNIFSRYYVNINYAYQAKFNEYHALRFGLSANLIHQQIDRSRLVFYDQIDPINGFSQLAPTSEDISNSLSHTGFNFHAGLVYFTNYFYAGLSARNMLPKTNLGSNTTKQFGDLVLSSQIGGVYWFNQDKRIGLFPYFLFDRQYGYNKFVGNVLYQYETINLGLGLRHNANEIESILFLAGFNFNKVRISYSYDLNLNGIASYSGGSHEIGIRILLKGEDNSLYPNEYKNILFCPDFMRN